The Fulvivirga maritima genome segment TAGCTATTGAGTATTCTCATGAGAAACACCATAGCTTCAATTCTGGTATAAAAGGCATTGTAAGAAACTTCCGTTAACTGTTTAATACCTAACTTCTTATCTCCTTTAGGGAAAAATGCGATTATTGGCTTAAGCAACGGATAATTCTCTGGCACCCAAACAGAAAAGTAATTATATAAGGCCTTACCAAAAAGCAGCTCGGGGCTCAAGTCAGCATCATCTTCAATCTCATTCATGTAATTAAGAGCACTTTTACCTACCACTGCAGATTTAGCCCACTTGCTCCGCTCTTCTGTAGAGTACAGCCTGCCTTCAAAACCATAAGCGGCGGCAAGAAAAAAGGAGGCTTCTACCTTATGTTTAGGTTTATCATACATCTTTTTAGATATAGTAATAACCGTATCCATGTAAGCTAGAAAGGTCTCATCATGACTGGTATTATCCATGTCCGGCATAATTTTCCACCACTCACTAAGGCCTAGTAAAAAGTATGGCAAAGGATGGCCAGGATGCTTTTGTTTTAGCCATCGAAATTGTTGCTCAGCTTTGGCAAACTTGAAATTATAAAGATCGTTCATCGCCTGATTAATTTCTATCTGAAGTTGCATATCAGATAGCAATATCACCTGCTTATCTTCCTCATTATCGCTCTGAGCAAAAGAGAAAGATAGTACTGAACAATGGAATAATAATATTAAAAACCACCTCATAATTAGTTGCATAAAGATATATCTTTATTTTTTCTTTGCCTTATGATATTAATAATCCTTGTCATAAACGGTTAAAAGGTATCCTATGGTTCTAAGCGGCAGAAGAAAAAATATATGTTTCGCTTAATTTGCATCAATGAACAAAAACAACACCACAAATAGCTCCTTCTTTGATATCAACAAATGGGCTGCTTTTGCCCTGATCTGTGCTGCCACTCTTGTACTCTTAGTAGCTAAAAAAGTTTTAGTAGAAAACAATACTGCTGCATTTGAAGTATTGGAATCTAGAGGAGAAATAGGCGTTTTTCAGCTTCTAAACACGCTCCAATACCTTTCCGTTCCTATAATCTATCTAATCAAATTTACCTCTATAGCCTTCGTATTATGGGTAGGGTCATTTATGTTTGGTTACAAAATCACTTTTGGACAAGTATGGCAGGTAGTTGCCATTTCAGAGCTTGTTTTCTTAATACCAGAAGTACTCAAAATACTTTGGTTCACCACCATTAAAACGGATCCTAACTTATTTGAAATCAAA includes the following:
- a CDS encoding tetratricopeptide repeat protein, whose protein sequence is MRWFLILLFHCSVLSFSFAQSDNEEDKQVILLSDMQLQIEINQAMNDLYNFKFAKAEQQFRWLKQKHPGHPLPYFLLGLSEWWKIMPDMDNTSHDETFLAYMDTVITISKKMYDKPKHKVEASFFLAAAYGFEGRLYSTEERSKWAKSAVVGKSALNYMNEIEDDADLSPELLFGKALYNYFSVWVPENYPLLKPIIAFFPKGDKKLGIKQLTEVSYNAFYTRIEAMVFLMRILNSYENNRPKALQIGEYLHTTYPDNPYFHRYYARLLYSSGRFSAAKPVAEQIIKRIDDDMIGYEGTSGRYAAFFLGQIYESEHNNEKAKYYYIRAKNFSEEIEATDTGYYHYSLLALGDIYKQEGNDRESKRYYKLVKKQAKRKDDVHRKAREKLRDF